One Leifsonia shinshuensis DNA window includes the following coding sequences:
- a CDS encoding ABC transporter substrate-binding protein: MRSVKIGGRRLLAVSAAFAAAALVLAGCSGSNNSSGGSGGTLTIGTTDKITSIDPAGSYDNGSFAVMNQVYPFLLNSPYGSPDVKPDIAASAAFTSPTEYTVKLKPNLKFANGHPLTSEDVKFTFDRQLKINDPNGPASLLGNLDSVSTPDKTTAVFKLKVPNDQTFPQVLSSPAGPIVDHQVFSADKVTPDNTIVKGHAFAGQYDITSYDFNNLIAYKANPNYQGLLGKPATDKVNVKYYAESSNLKLDIQKGAIDVAYRSLSATDIQSLGTDKNVKVVKGPGGEIRYIVWNFNTQPYGATTPEADAKKALAVRQAAADLVDRATIAKQVYKDTYTPLYSYVPQGLTGATTVLKDLYGDGNGGPSLDKAKAALQAAGVTTPVALNLQYNPDHYGPSSGDEYALVKEQLENGGLFKVNLQSTEWVQYSKDRVKDLYPAYQLGWFPDYSDADNYLSPFFSKDNFLANHYDNPEVQNLITQQLGTTDKAARTQLIEQIQAKVGADLSTLPLLQGAQVAVVGKNVNGADKTLDPSFKFHYAALSKG, encoded by the coding sequence ATGAGATCCGTAAAGATCGGCGGACGGCGCCTGCTCGCCGTGTCGGCCGCATTCGCGGCCGCGGCGCTGGTGCTCGCGGGCTGCTCGGGGAGCAACAACAGCTCCGGTGGCAGCGGCGGCACGCTGACCATCGGCACGACCGACAAGATCACGTCGATCGACCCGGCCGGCTCCTACGACAACGGCTCGTTCGCCGTGATGAACCAGGTGTACCCGTTCCTGCTGAACTCGCCGTACGGCAGCCCGGACGTCAAGCCGGACATCGCCGCGAGCGCCGCGTTCACGTCGCCCACCGAGTACACCGTGAAGCTGAAGCCGAACCTGAAGTTCGCGAACGGTCACCCGCTGACCTCCGAGGACGTCAAGTTCACCTTCGACCGCCAGCTCAAGATCAACGACCCGAACGGTCCCGCGTCGCTGCTCGGAAACCTCGACAGCGTCAGCACGCCGGACAAGACGACCGCGGTCTTCAAGCTCAAGGTCCCGAACGACCAGACCTTCCCGCAGGTGCTCTCCAGCCCCGCCGGCCCGATCGTCGACCACCAGGTCTTCTCGGCCGACAAGGTCACCCCGGACAACACCATCGTCAAGGGTCACGCGTTCGCCGGTCAGTACGACATCACGAGCTATGACTTCAACAACCTGATCGCGTACAAGGCGAACCCGAACTACCAGGGCCTGCTGGGCAAGCCGGCCACGGACAAGGTCAACGTCAAGTACTACGCGGAGTCGTCCAACCTGAAGCTCGACATCCAGAAGGGCGCGATCGACGTCGCGTACCGCAGCCTGTCGGCGACCGATATCCAGAGCCTCGGCACGGACAAGAACGTCAAGGTCGTCAAGGGACCGGGTGGTGAGATCCGCTACATCGTCTGGAACTTCAACACCCAGCCGTACGGTGCGACCACGCCGGAGGCCGACGCCAAGAAGGCCCTCGCCGTGCGCCAGGCCGCTGCCGACCTCGTGGACCGCGCGACCATCGCGAAGCAGGTCTACAAGGACACCTACACCCCGCTGTACTCGTACGTCCCGCAGGGCCTGACCGGCGCGACCACCGTGCTGAAGGACCTCTACGGCGACGGCAACGGCGGTCCGAGCCTCGACAAGGCGAAGGCTGCGCTGCAGGCCGCCGGCGTGACCACCCCGGTCGCGCTCAACCTGCAGTACAACCCGGACCACTACGGCCCGTCCTCCGGCGACGAGTACGCACTCGTCAAGGAGCAGCTCGAGAACGGCGGCCTGTTCAAGGTCAACCTGCAGTCGACCGAGTGGGTCCAGTACTCCAAGGACCGCGTCAAGGACCTGTACCCGGCCTACCAGCTCGGCTGGTTCCCGGACTACTCGGACGCGGACAACTACCTGTCGCCGTTCTTCAGCAAGGACAACTTCCTCGCGAACCACTACGACAACCCCGAGGTCCAGAACCTGATCACCCAGCAGCTGGGCACGACCGACAAGGCCGCGCGCACGCAGCTCATCGAGCAGATCCAGGCCAAGGTGGGCGCCGACCTGTCCACCCTGCCCCTGCTCCAGGGCGCGCAGGTCGCCGTGGTGGGCAAGAACGTCAACGGCGCCGACAAGACGCTCGACCCGTCGTTCAAGTTCCACTACGCAGCTCTCTCGAAGGGCTAG
- a CDS encoding ABC transporter permease produces MTATVSGPAAPTAPGPERTRTRRKTGGGLGRYIVIRALLIIPTIFILVTVVFFLMRSTGDPITAALGGKLPPAQLQQRIHEAGYDRPLIVQYFEYLGQILRGDFGTTFTDHQPVTQVLITYGAATLELAFYALIVAFIVGIPLGLLAAYFRDRWGDASLRIFAILCYATPVFFVGMVLKLVFSIWLNVLPVAGRASTSSEIEMQTLPNKTGIYLIDAFMTGDPAVVGDVLLHAVLPAVTLGLLTAGIFLRLVRTNVIGTLSTDYVDAARSRGVSESRLVRKHAYRPALIPIVTVMGLQIALLLGGAILTETTFEWKGLGFQLSHYLQARDFVAVQGMVVLLAVIVAITNFIVDIIAALIDPRVRY; encoded by the coding sequence ATGACAGCGACGGTCAGCGGACCGGCGGCGCCCACGGCGCCCGGTCCCGAACGAACCAGGACGCGCCGGAAGACGGGAGGCGGCCTCGGCCGCTACATCGTCATCCGCGCGCTCCTCATCATCCCGACGATCTTCATCCTCGTCACAGTCGTCTTCTTCCTGATGCGGTCCACCGGCGACCCCATCACGGCGGCGCTCGGCGGCAAGCTCCCTCCCGCGCAGCTCCAGCAGCGCATCCACGAGGCCGGCTACGACCGGCCGCTCATCGTGCAGTACTTCGAGTACCTCGGACAGATCCTCCGCGGCGACTTCGGCACGACTTTCACCGACCACCAGCCCGTGACCCAGGTGCTGATCACCTACGGCGCGGCGACCCTCGAGCTGGCGTTCTACGCCCTCATCGTCGCGTTCATCGTCGGCATCCCGCTCGGCCTGCTCGCGGCCTACTTCCGCGACAGGTGGGGCGACGCGTCGCTGCGCATCTTCGCGATCCTCTGCTACGCCACCCCGGTGTTCTTCGTCGGCATGGTGCTGAAGCTCGTCTTCTCGATCTGGCTGAACGTGCTCCCCGTCGCGGGCCGCGCCTCCACCAGCTCCGAGATCGAGATGCAGACGCTGCCGAACAAGACGGGCATCTACCTGATCGACGCGTTCATGACCGGTGACCCGGCCGTCGTCGGCGACGTGCTGCTGCACGCCGTGCTGCCGGCCGTGACGCTCGGTCTGCTGACGGCGGGCATCTTCCTGCGACTGGTGCGCACGAATGTGATCGGCACGCTCTCCACGGACTACGTGGACGCGGCGCGTTCGCGCGGCGTGAGCGAGAGCCGACTGGTGCGCAAGCACGCGTACCGGCCGGCGCTCATCCCGATCGTCACGGTCATGGGCCTCCAGATCGCCCTCCTGCTCGGCGGCGCGATCCTGACCGAGACCACGTTCGAGTGGAAGGGCCTGGGTTTCCAGCTCTCCCACTATCTCCAGGCGCGCGACTTCGTCGCAGTGCAGGGCATGGTCGTTCTGCTCGCCGTCATCGTCGCGATCACGAACTTCATCGTGGACATCATCGCGGCGCTCATCGACCCGAGAGTGAGGTACTGA
- a CDS encoding ABC transporter permease codes for MASQKRTIWSRLPVVHQLRQSVGLQRGMLITGLVLTGLFILVAIFAPVIAPYGFAQLKDAHGQFGSQQPPSPAHIWGTTVGGYDVYSRVIWGAQTAILVIVVAVILSIFAGVILGLVSGYFGGWVDRVLVVIADAIYAFPSLLLAIVMAIVISGGQSSLWGGILAAAISITVVYIPQYFRVIRSEVVRIKAEAYVESAKVVGASNGRIMFRHVLRNSTRTLPLIFTLNSSDAILTLAALGFLGFGIEPTAAAEWGYDLNKALSDVTSGIWWTSIYPGLAIVLVVLGITLVGESLNDLADPRLRGRRRAAEASGLVAETSVVPGGPLEAGPGGIDGLEGGESFDEHGIEVKP; via the coding sequence ATGGCCTCGCAGAAGCGCACCATCTGGAGCCGGCTCCCCGTCGTCCACCAGCTGCGCCAGTCCGTCGGGCTGCAGCGAGGGATGCTGATCACGGGACTCGTGCTCACCGGACTGTTCATCCTGGTGGCGATCTTCGCCCCCGTGATCGCGCCGTACGGCTTCGCGCAGCTCAAGGACGCGCACGGCCAGTTCGGCTCCCAGCAGCCGCCGAGCCCGGCGCACATCTGGGGCACCACCGTCGGCGGCTACGACGTGTACTCCCGCGTGATCTGGGGTGCGCAGACCGCGATCCTCGTGATCGTCGTGGCGGTCATCCTGTCGATCTTCGCCGGTGTCATCCTCGGACTGGTCTCCGGCTACTTCGGCGGCTGGGTCGACCGGGTGCTCGTGGTGATCGCGGATGCGATTTACGCGTTCCCGTCGCTGCTGCTGGCGATCGTGATGGCGATCGTCATCTCGGGCGGTCAGTCCAGCCTGTGGGGCGGCATCCTCGCGGCCGCGATCTCCATCACGGTCGTGTACATCCCGCAGTACTTCCGGGTGATCCGCTCGGAGGTCGTCCGGATCAAGGCGGAGGCCTACGTCGAGTCGGCCAAGGTCGTCGGCGCCAGCAACGGGCGGATCATGTTCCGCCACGTGCTGCGCAACTCGACCCGCACGCTGCCGCTGATCTTCACGCTGAACTCCTCGGACGCGATCCTGACGCTCGCGGCGCTCGGCTTCCTCGGCTTCGGCATCGAGCCGACCGCCGCGGCCGAGTGGGGCTACGACCTCAACAAGGCGCTGTCCGACGTCACCAGCGGTATCTGGTGGACGTCCATCTACCCGGGTCTGGCGATCGTGCTCGTCGTGCTCGGCATCACCCTCGTCGGCGAGAGCCTCAACGACCTCGCCGACCCGCGCCTGCGCGGCCGGCGCCGCGCCGCCGAGGCGTCGGGTCTGGTCGCCGAGACGTCGGTCGTCCCCGGCGGTCCGCTGGAGGCGGGCCCCGGCGGCATCGACGGCCTGGAGGGCGGAGAGTCGTTCGACGAGCACGGAATCGAGGTCAAGCCATGA
- a CDS encoding dipeptide ABC transporter ATP-binding protein, translated as MSDVVTIDNLSVTFATDAGAVKAVDDVTLRVSPGEVLAIVGESGSGKTVTAKTILGLLPETATASGAVVLRSKDGATEADVISLSKKELREVRGTDVAMVFQEPSTALNPVYQVGWQIAEGLRAHSKLSKKEAQKQAIDILRRVGIPEPETRVKYYPHQFSGGQKQRIVIAMALVLNPGLIVADEPTTALDVTVQAEILDLLRRCRDEFGAAIVLITHNMGVVADLADRVAVMYQGKVVEEADARTLFAAPQAEYTRKLLASVPRIGQGAVATQDRAIARAERPEAAPVVTARDLRIQYPGRLGRPGFVAVDGVSFDIRPGEVLGLVGESGSGKTTIGRAIAGLGKVTDGSLKVLGIEMNGVKERQFRKVRSDIGFVFQDPASSFNPLLTIADCVAEPLVVHGRASSPSAARGRVDELLEAVQLPRSYGDRFPHELSGGQRQRASLARALALEPTLLIADEPTSALDVSVQARVLELFADLQREFGFAALFISHDLAVVDLLADRIAVMHRGKLVEEGTGAEVLGNPREAYTQRLLASLPVPDPVEQADRREALRALQAESA; from the coding sequence ATGAGCGATGTCGTCACCATCGACAACCTGTCGGTGACGTTCGCCACCGACGCCGGCGCCGTCAAGGCCGTCGACGATGTCACCCTGCGGGTCTCGCCCGGAGAGGTCCTGGCGATCGTGGGGGAGTCCGGTTCGGGCAAGACCGTCACCGCCAAGACCATCCTCGGCCTGCTGCCGGAGACCGCGACCGCCTCGGGCGCCGTGGTGCTGCGCAGCAAAGACGGCGCCACCGAGGCCGACGTCATCTCACTGAGCAAGAAGGAGCTCAGGGAGGTGCGCGGCACCGACGTGGCGATGGTCTTCCAGGAGCCGTCCACCGCGCTGAACCCCGTCTACCAGGTGGGCTGGCAGATCGCCGAGGGCCTGCGCGCCCACAGCAAGCTGTCCAAGAAGGAGGCGCAGAAGCAGGCGATCGACATCCTCCGCCGGGTCGGCATCCCGGAGCCCGAGACGCGGGTCAAGTACTACCCGCACCAGTTCTCCGGCGGCCAGAAGCAGCGCATCGTGATCGCGATGGCGCTCGTGCTGAACCCGGGGCTGATCGTCGCCGACGAGCCGACCACCGCGCTCGACGTGACCGTGCAGGCCGAGATCCTGGACCTGCTGCGGCGCTGCCGCGACGAGTTCGGCGCGGCCATCGTGCTGATCACGCACAACATGGGCGTGGTCGCCGACCTCGCCGACCGGGTCGCGGTCATGTACCAGGGCAAGGTCGTGGAGGAGGCCGACGCGCGCACCCTGTTCGCCGCGCCCCAGGCCGAGTACACGCGGAAGCTGCTGGCCTCCGTGCCGCGCATCGGCCAGGGCGCCGTCGCGACGCAGGACCGGGCGATCGCCCGCGCCGAGCGTCCGGAGGCGGCCCCTGTGGTCACCGCGCGCGACCTGCGCATCCAGTACCCCGGCCGGCTCGGCCGTCCTGGCTTCGTGGCGGTCGACGGCGTGAGCTTCGACATCCGGCCGGGCGAGGTGCTCGGCCTGGTGGGGGAGTCCGGCTCCGGCAAGACCACCATCGGCCGCGCCATCGCCGGTCTCGGCAAGGTCACCGACGGCTCGCTGAAGGTGCTCGGGATCGAGATGAACGGCGTCAAGGAGCGCCAGTTCCGCAAGGTGCGCAGCGACATCGGCTTCGTGTTCCAGGACCCGGCGTCGAGCTTCAACCCGCTGCTCACGATCGCGGACTGCGTGGCGGAACCGCTCGTCGTGCACGGCAGGGCGTCCTCGCCCTCCGCCGCGCGCGGCCGGGTGGACGAGCTGCTGGAGGCCGTGCAGCTGCCGCGCAGCTACGGCGACCGGTTCCCGCACGAGCTCTCCGGCGGCCAGCGGCAGCGGGCGAGCCTCGCGCGCGCCCTCGCCCTGGAGCCGACGCTGCTGATCGCCGACGAGCCGACCTCCGCGCTCGACGTGTCGGTGCAGGCGCGCGTGCTGGAGCTGTTCGCCGACCTGCAGCGGGAGTTCGGGTTCGCCGCGCTGTTCATCAGCCACGACCTCGCCGTCGTCGATCTCCTCGCCGACCGGATCGCCGTGATGCACCGCGGCAAGCTGGTCGAGGAGGGCACGGGCGCCGAGGTGCTCGGCAACCCGCGCGAGGCGTACACGCAGCGGCTGCTGGCCTCCCTGCCGGTGCCCGACCCGGTGGAACAGGCCGACCGGCGGGAGGCGCTGCGCGCTCTCCAGGCCGAGAGCGCCTAG
- a CDS encoding ATP-binding cassette domain-containing protein translates to MSSEPAILVSDLSVEYPARGVSPSCVALRGVSFQLEAGQSLGVLGETGSGKSTLAAVLAGRGLPLRSGEPGPRISGGDATVLGHSLRHARKRDVAEVTFHVGYLPQEAAASLEPSLSVQDNVTLPIFERDEHYSRRAAGERAALMLDTVHLPLSVLGKYPYQLSAGQRQRVALAKALVLGPQVLIVDEPTAGIDATVRDAVIDLLAQLRTHEGFTAVIVSHDLSVLRRATDVSLVLQNGRPIAYGPIEEVLADPSHPFVRGLADALKPPQRRRERRPQIVAGESVTSEIATI, encoded by the coding sequence GTGAGCTCCGAACCCGCCATCCTCGTCAGTGACCTGTCCGTCGAATATCCCGCCAGGGGCGTCAGCCCCTCGTGCGTCGCCCTCCGCGGGGTGAGCTTCCAGTTGGAGGCCGGACAGTCGCTGGGGGTCCTGGGCGAGACGGGTTCGGGCAAGAGCACGCTGGCCGCGGTGCTCGCCGGGCGGGGGCTTCCCCTCCGTTCCGGCGAGCCCGGCCCGCGGATCAGCGGCGGCGACGCGACCGTGCTGGGGCACTCGCTGCGGCACGCCCGCAAGCGCGACGTCGCCGAGGTGACCTTCCACGTCGGCTACCTGCCCCAGGAGGCCGCTGCCTCCCTGGAGCCGTCGCTGTCCGTGCAGGACAACGTGACGCTGCCGATCTTCGAGCGGGACGAGCACTACAGCCGCCGGGCGGCGGGGGAGCGGGCCGCGCTCATGCTGGACACCGTGCACCTTCCGCTCAGCGTGCTCGGCAAGTACCCGTACCAGCTCAGCGCCGGGCAGCGGCAGCGCGTGGCGCTCGCGAAGGCGCTCGTGCTCGGCCCGCAGGTGCTGATCGTGGACGAGCCGACCGCCGGGATCGACGCCACCGTGCGCGACGCGGTGATCGATCTCCTCGCCCAGCTCCGGACGCACGAGGGCTTCACCGCCGTGATCGTGAGCCACGACCTCTCGGTGCTGCGCCGCGCCACGGATGTCTCGCTCGTCCTGCAGAACGGTCGGCCGATCGCGTACGGCCCGATCGAGGAGGTGCTGGCCGACCCGTCGCACCCGTTCGTGCGCGGGCTGGCGGACGCGCTCAAGCCGCCGCAGCGCCGGCGCGAGCGCAGACCGCAGATCGTGGCAGGCGAGAGCGTGACCAGCGAGATCGCGACGATCTGA